The following nucleotide sequence is from Solidesulfovibrio carbinolicus.
GGAAAGCCGGCGGGCGGCCAGGTCGGCCACGGCCCCGACGTCGGCTGCCCCGGAACAGGCAAACACGAAACGCGGTTTTGCGCCGCAGGCGCAGGATGACGCAGGCTGCATGAGATCTCCCCTCTGGCGGCCATTGGCCGCTTAAGTTTGCTTTTTGGCAAAATAGCCAACATGAGGAGTCGCGGTCAAGTCTTCTCCGCTGTCCCTTTAGCCTTGGCGAGGTTCGGCCAGCTCCTCCCGCCAGGCACGCTGTCCATCGCGTCGCGTGTTCTTCTGTTCGCTGGCCTGCTGGCGGGCGTTTCCTTTTGTCCTGCCCGCCCAAAAATAGGGCGCATTTTCCAAGCGACCAGAATTACGCGGCATTTATGTACCCGCGATGCCCGCTCTTGGGACAACTCGCCCCATGACAAGCAGGTGTCCCCTTTTTACCCAACACGGCCCGAAGCATGGGGCAACTTGTCCAGCTGTGGGCAACATGCTGTTTTTAATTGATTTCCGTCTGCTTCAGCGACACAGGGGCCAATGCGGGCGGGCGACATGGGACTTTCTGCGGCCAGACTGCCCCCGGGGTAAAAAGGTCTGACGTTTTAACTGCTTGAAATACATGGACGGCGAAGTTGGCCCGGGAATTGCTTTAGAAGGGGCAACGTTTACGCATACGCCAAACGGAAATCAGGTTTGGGGTCCGTTCGCAAAACCATAACCTTAACCACAGTGAGGTTGGCACCATGGCTGTTCGCGAGCAAGTTTACGGTTTCTTCATTCCCAGCGTGACCCTCATCGGCATCGGCGCTTCCAAACAGATCCCCGAAAAGATCAAGGCTCTGGGCGGATCGAAACCGCTGATCGTCACCGATAAGGGCGTGGTCAAGGTCGGCATCTGCAAGCAGATCACCGATCTCCTCGACGCCGCCGGGATGAAGTACCATGTGTACGACGAGACCATCCCCAACCCCACCGACGAAAACGTCCACAAGGGCGTGGAAGTCTACAAGAAGGAAGGCTGCGACAGCCTCATCACCCTGGGCGGCGGCTCCTCCCACGACTGCGGCAAGGGCATTGGCCTTTGCGTCTCCAACGGCGGCAAGATCCATGACTTCGAAGGCGTGGACAAATCCTCCAAGTCCTTCATGCCCTACCTGGCCGTCAACACCACGGCCGGCACCGCTTCGGAGATGACCCGCTTCTGCATCATCACCGACCTGTCCCGCCACGTGAAGATGGCCATCGTTGACTGGCGCGTCACCCCGCACATCGCCATCGACGACCCGGTCCTCATGGTCGGCATGCCCCCGGCGCTGACCGCCGCCACCGGCATGGACGCGCTCACCCACGCCGTGGAAGCCTACGTGTCCACCATCGCCAACCCGATGACCGACGCCTGCGCCGTCGAAGCCTTCAAGCTGATCTTCAAGTACCTGCGCAAGGCCGTGGCCAACGGACAGGACATCGAAGCCCGCGAAGGCATGTGCTTTGCCCAGTACCTGGCCGGCATGGCGTTCAACAACGCCTCCCTGGGTCATGTCCACGCCATGGCCCACCAGCTGGGCGGCTTCTATGACCTGCCGCACGGCGAATGCAACGCCATCCTGCTGCCCCACGTCGAGAAGTTCAACCTGATCGCCAAGGCCGAGAAGTTCGCCGCCATGGCCGAGATCATGGGCGAAAACACCGCCGGCCTGTCCACCCGCGACGCCGCCGAACTGGCGCTCAAGGCCATCCGTCAGCTGTCCGCCGACGTCGGCATCCCGGCCGGCCTCATCGAGCTTGGCAAGAAGTACGGCAAGGACGTCAAGGCCTCCGACATCCCGACCATGACCGGCAACGCCCAGAAGGACGCCTGCGGGTTCACCAACCCCCGCTGCCCGACCGACAAGGACGTGACCGACATCTACACCGCCGCCCTGTAACAATCAGGAACGCGGGATGCGAAAGGGGGGCCTTCGGGCCCCCCTCTTGACGAGCGGCCCCGGGGATTTTCCCGGGCGGCACGTCACGCGGCAAACGATGATAACGGCAATCCGGCATGGCCCACGGCCGTGGCAGCGACCCGGCCATGCCTTCTTGCGGACGCATTCTCAGGCCGAAAATGCGTCCGAACGGAC
It contains:
- a CDS encoding iron-containing alcohol dehydrogenase translates to MAVREQVYGFFIPSVTLIGIGASKQIPEKIKALGGSKPLIVTDKGVVKVGICKQITDLLDAAGMKYHVYDETIPNPTDENVHKGVEVYKKEGCDSLITLGGGSSHDCGKGIGLCVSNGGKIHDFEGVDKSSKSFMPYLAVNTTAGTASEMTRFCIITDLSRHVKMAIVDWRVTPHIAIDDPVLMVGMPPALTAATGMDALTHAVEAYVSTIANPMTDACAVEAFKLIFKYLRKAVANGQDIEAREGMCFAQYLAGMAFNNASLGHVHAMAHQLGGFYDLPHGECNAILLPHVEKFNLIAKAEKFAAMAEIMGENTAGLSTRDAAELALKAIRQLSADVGIPAGLIELGKKYGKDVKASDIPTMTGNAQKDACGFTNPRCPTDKDVTDIYTAAL